One region of Vairimorpha necatrix chromosome 10, complete sequence genomic DNA includes:
- a CDS encoding serine/threonine-protein kinase: protein MNNENSSLSFEDSLYDEILSNGEIDDNEYVENEHLAYYKILKLLGTGSSSKVVLTVNTINNEQVAIKIIKRKSSHEFKKSDSRIFREIVMSTLINHPYIVRLKDFLFSKSYYFLIFEYVNGKQLYDLIVDEGFLQEKVARRYFRQIVSAISYIHNNSIVHRDLKIENILLDENDNIKIIDFGLSNFYDNKMLLNTFCGSLYFAAPELLKGNRYCGPEIDIWSLGVILFVLLNGSVPFDDKEVTQLQDKIKAGNFQFTNGISEDSKDLVIKMLQPNPLSRIHLPQVLEHRWINIGYDIPINNYLLKRYPLKDISRGHIEALSSVMNFQFRNLKREILKYYNICVNEEDSLKHDYWIKRPVICMYYMMLEIFEDDRRDESISDFLLEIEEENLTNNISFSDDTKIFLYKLNRFVSYVISKEKLSPCSKFYKKTVFDNFDLIDQNSGSFPIIKNTYIRGFFRGIRIKNIGTKNALKKILIDLFNSNNFKYKIDKKYFICDIEYSSKSCVSFKISMYYNCIVGEYYINISHINGEKSEFDNIYNTVYKSLKEQRVL, encoded by the coding sequence ATGAACAATGAAAACTCTTCATTGTCTTTTGAAGATAGTTTATATGATGAAATACTTTCTAACGGCGAAATTGATGACAATGAATATGTAGAAAATGAACATTTGGCttattacaaaattttgaaacTACTAGGAACTGGCTCTAGTTCAAAAGTCGTTTTAACGGTCAACACAATTAACAACGAACAAGTagctataaaaataattaaaagaaaatcaagTCAtgagtttaaaaaaagtgaTTCTAGAATTTTTAGAGAGATAGTAATGTCTACGCTTATTAATCATCCATATATAGTGCGATTGAAAGATTTCTTATTTAGTAAATCGTATTATTTCcttatttttgaatatgTAAATGGTAAACAATTGTATGATTTAATCGTAGATGAAGGATTTTTACAAGAAAAAGTAGCTCGGAGATACTTCCGACAAATAGTATCGGCTATTTCTTATATACATAATAATAGTATAGTTCATAGAGATTTAAagatagaaaatattttattagatgaaaatgataatataaaaataatagattttggattatcaaatttttacgACAACAAAATGTTACTTAACACTTTCTGTGGATCGTTATATTTTGCAGCACCTGAACTATTAAAAGGTAACAGGTATTGTGGACCAGAAATAGACATTTGGAGTTTGGgagtaattttatttgtgttATTAAATGGTTCAGTGCCTTTTGATGACAAAGAAGTGACGCAGTTAcaagataaaattaaagcaggaaattttcaatttacCAATGGGATATCTGAAGATTCTAAAGATTTAGTTATCAAGATGTTACAACCAAATCCCCTTAGTAGAATCCATTTACCACAAGTTTTAGAACATAGATGGATTAATATTGGTTATGATATTcctataaataattatttattaaaaagatatcCGCTTAAAGATATTAGTAGAGGTCATATAGAAGCTCTTTCTTCCGTTATGAATTTTCAATTTCGGAATCTCAAGagagaaatattaaaatattataatatttgtgtCAACGAAGAGGATTCATTAAAACATGATTATTGGATTAAGAGACCAGTTATTTGTATGTATTATATGATGTTAGAGATATTTGAGGATGATAGAAGAGATGAATCAATTagtgattttttattagaaattgaGGAAGAAAATCTGACGAACAATATTTCGTTTTCAGACGACacaaagatttttttatacaaactTAATAGATTTGTTAGCTATGTCATTTCTAAGGAGAAATTGAGTCCTTgttctaaattttataaaaaaacggtatttgataattttgatCTTATTGATCAAAATTCAGGATCTTTTCCTATTATAAAGAATACTTACATTCGCGGCTTTTTCAGAGGCattagaattaaaaatatcgGAACTAAGAATGCAttaaagaagattttaatcgatctttttaattccaataattttaaatataaaattgataagaaatatttcatatgTGATATTGAGTATAGCTCTAAGTCTTGTGTGTCATTTAAGATAAGTATGTATTATAACTGTATAGTAGGAGAGTactatattaatatttcacATATTAATGGGGAGAAATCAGAGtttgataatatttataatacagtttataaatcattaaaaGAACAAAgggttttataa
- a CDS encoding proteasome subunit RPN5 (RPN5), with translation MNKVLIEQERLARKDGNIPSLKSIFIEMLKECSNDKEIISLIKVLSVRRGQSSEAIRWLVNEVYDQKKDSKEFVKLLLNEVVEGKIYLERERVKFSLDLMNRSASCEEALGIILDVPIETFTLVDDSTIIKYQLDQFRLCIENRDWVKASIVMKRIRQRYFEENNAPEERLNFYKYKIQLLLGQSKFEEASQAYLDINKLYENTEYSILASFYGIIGYSYDKKLLEICHNDKNNDENMRLILDKFLNNLLITKEIIEDIRNVVKMFIDLDQYIDYVHEAINNHNYMIIEKYYSTINLSTFTNLMDCKEEDLIKKISNMVNNKRSYCKINQRERLVVFDNKKLEVGVDELMDNLIKVDHLIHKETFNK, from the coding sequence ATGAATAAAGTTCTTATTGAACAAGAAAGACTGGCACGTAAAGATGGAAATATTCcttctttaaaatcaattttcATTGAAATGTTAAAAGAATGCTCAAACGACAAGGAAATCATTTCTCTTATAAAAGTCCTGTCAGTACGAAGAGGCCAATCTTCTGAAGCCATCAGGTGGCTTGTAAATGAAGTCTACGATCAAAAGAAAGACTCAAAAgaatttgtaaaacttCTTCTTAATGAAGTCGTAGAAGGGAAAATTTACTTAGAAAGGGAAAGAGTCAAATTTTCTCTTGATTTAATGAACAGATCTGCGTCATGTGAAGAAGCTCTTGGAATAATCTTGGATGTTCCTATAGAAACATTCACTTTAGTAGATGACAGtactataattaaatatcaaCTTGATCAATTTAGACTTTGTATTGAAAACAGAGACTGGGTAAAGGCCAGTATTGTCATGAAAAGAATCAGACAAAGAtattttgaagaaaataatgCGCCAGAAGAAAGACTgaacttttataaatataaaatacaactTCTACTAGGACAAAGCAAATTTGAAGAAGCGTCTCAAGCTTATTTGGATATAAATAAGTTATATGAGAATACAGAATATTCTATACTGGCTTCATTTTATGGAATAATAGGCTATTCTTACGACAAGAAGCTACTTGAAATATGTCATAATGATAAGAACAATGATGAAAACATGAGACTTATTCTAGAcaaatttcttaataatTTGTTGATtactaaagaaataattgaaGATATAAGAAATGTagtaaaaatgtttatagaTCTCGATCAGTATATAGACTATGTACACGAGGCTATAAATAATCATAATTATATGATAATTGAGAAGTATTATTCTACGATCAATTTGAGCACTTTTACTAATCTCATGGATTGTAAAGAAGAagatctaataaaaaagatatctAATATGGTCAATAATAAGAGAAGTTACTGTAAAATCAACCAGAGGGAAAGATTAGTAGTATTTgataataagaaattgGAAGTGGGTGTAGATGAATTAATGGATAATTTGATAAAAGTAGATCATTTGATACACAAAgaaacatttaataaataa
- a CDS encoding ubiquitin-activating enzyme E1 1 (UBA1) → MNSQIDESLYSRQLYVIGKDAMERMMKSSILVIGLDGLGQEVVKNLCLTGVSRIFICDNSEIKEHDLSTGFYFTRKDIGKKKSEVLLERFRNLNEYVSVNIVYDFVSFKEFDLVISCNEQVHSMIKINKQARRDNCKYIGCQSRGVFSQIFCDFGSDFICVDTNGEPPIIGMINDISSTGILTVVDEQRHNLEDGDIVKIIQNTKNQEKKMYEGILFKVKGLNKSQIQLTKIDGSTILDSEFANLKEMPFEFTEIYGGDFEQIKRPKIIHFKMLEDLLDNPNILSYNFEADAQNLVSHRCFIALSEYQEKHHCFPNEDQFLSFYIKRFNNQGNLVKIFGRQSDTQFMPMCSIVGGFVAQEALKGISYKFTPLVQFMYYDAYELCNNFDLSEKNYGRYQSMYKIFGEENLQKLFNMRLFLVGAGAIGCEHLKNIVMCGISSQGKLNVTDMDSIEQSNLNRQFLFSKLDVEKMKAEVAVSKIPTLNEDFTYSENIRHFNLKVGEETEEIFSDDFFEDNDVVLNALDNVEARLYTDERCVLHRKPLVDSGTSGTKGNVQVIIPLFSESYGSSRDPPEKSIPLCTIKNFPHAIEHTIEWAMSEFRLRFHDQILKIMDSEDAEDDDVSELIRISPNGIEDCVRLGLRLFIKYFHTSIQELLKTFPPDSLTKEGQPFWMPPKRAPEPINFNLENDLHITFIRSVANIYKDIFNIEGNIIQNIYVKDFIHNELENIDNLSLNQDKKVKENFENLVPQEFEKDNDLNSHVDFVFSCANLRAQNYQIKNLDRLAIKGIAGRIIPAIATTTAVVSGLSIIEMIKLHLKYDNTKFKNSFLNLALPYFGTSDPIEAEKQFYFLDDKKYFYNMWNRLEYKNTKLKNIIKAFEIQFKVKVSMLTIDNKLLYWDVDDKYESNMEKKIDELVEQIKGRKLVQIDLATDSEVDNYPRIIVLLDK, encoded by the coding sequence ATGAATTCCCAAATCGACGAATCTTTATATTCAAGACAACTTTACGTCATAGGTAAAGATGCCATGGAAAGAATGATGAAGAGCAGTATCCTAGTAATAGGCCTTGATGGACTAGGCCAAGAAGTAGTAAAAAACTTATGCCTTACAGGAGTTTCTAGAATTTTCATTTGTGATAATTCAGAAATAAAAGAACATGATCTTTCTACaggattttattttacaagaaAAGATATCGGTAAGAAAAAAAGTGAAGTTTTACTTGAGAGATTTAGAAATCTCAATGAATATGTTTCAGttaatattgtttatgattttgtttcttttaaagaatttgaTTTAGTAATTTCTTGTAATGAACAAGTACATtcaatgataaaaattaataaacaaGCAAGAAGAgataattgtaaatatataGGATGTCAAAGTAGAGGAGTGTTTTCTCAAATATTCTGTGACTTTGGTTctgattttatttgtgtAGACACAAATGGAGAGCCTCCAATTATTGGCATGataaatgatatttctAGTACAGGAATATTGACTGTAGTAGACGAGCAGAGACACAATCTCGAGGACGGGGACATAGTAAAAATCATAcaaaatactaaaaatcaagaaaaaaaaatgtacgAAGGAATTTTATTCAAAGTCAAAGGACTTAATAAATCACAAATCCAACTTACAAAGATTGATGGGTCTACAATTTTAGACAGTGAATTCGCCAATCTAAAAGAAATGCCTTTTGAGTTCACAGAAATTTATGGTGGAGATTTTGAACAAATCAAGAGACCAAAGataattcattttaaaatgttagaAGATTTACTTGATAACCCAAATATTCTAAGTTACAATTTCGAAGCAGATGCACAAAATTTAGTATCTCATAGATGCTTTATAGCCCTCAGTGAATATCAAGAAAAACACCACTGTTTTCCCAATGAGGACCAGTtcttatctttttatattaagaGATTTAATAATCAAGGCAATCTTGTCAAAATATTCGGCCGTCAAAGTGATACGCAATTTATGCCTATGTGTTCTATTGTAGGAGGATTTGTAGCCCAAGAAGCTTTAAAAGGAATaagttataaatttacCCCACTAGTACAATTTATGTATTATGACGCATATGAATTGTGTAATAATTTCGACTTATCTGAGAAGAATTACGGAAGATATCAGTCAATGTACAAGATTTTCGGAGAAGAAAATTTACAGAAGCTTTTTAATATGCGCCTCTTTCTTGTAGGAGCAGGGGCCATTGGATGTGAacatttgaaaaatattgtcATGTGCGGAATATCCTCACAAGGGAAATTAAATGTCACAGACATGGACTCGATAGAACAAAGCAATTTAAATAGACAATTCTTGTTTAGTAAACTCGATGTGGAGAAAATGAAGGCAGAAGTCGCAGTATCAAAAATCCCGACTTTGAATGAAGATTTTACATATTCAGAAAATATTAGACATTTTAATCTTAAGGTCGGCGAAGAGACCGAAGAAATCTTCTCTGATGATTTCTTCGAGGACAATGACGTAGTTTTAAATGCACTTGACAATGTTGAAGCGAGACTTTACACTGACGAGAGATGTGTCCTCCACAGGAAACCTTTAGTAGATTCCGGGACGTCGGGTACTAAAGGGAATGTTCAAGTCATAATTCCTCTATTTTCTGAATCTTATGGATCCAGCAGGGATCCCCCAGAGAAATCAATTCCTTTGTGCACAATCAAAAATTTCCCACATGCCATTGAGCACACAATTGAGTGGGCGATGAGCGAATTTCGCCTTAGATTTCATGAtcaaatattgaaaataatgGATTCAGAAGATGCAGAAGACGACGATGTATCAGAATTAATTAGAATTTCGCCGAATGGTATAGAAGATTGCGTAAGACTAGGACTGagattatttataaaatattttcatactTCAATTCAGGAgcttttaaaaacattccCGCCAGATTCACTGACCAAAGAAGGGCAGCCTTTTTGGATGCCCCCAAAAAGAGCCCCCGAGcccataaattttaatcttGAAAATGATCTACATATAACATTTATAAGAAGTGTGGCTAATATATACAAAGATATTTTCAACATAGAAGGAAATATcatacaaaatatttatgttaAGGATTTTATACATAATGAATTAGAGAATATTGACAATTTGTCACTAAATcaagataaaaaagtaaaagaGAATTTCGAAAATCTCGTACCTCAGGAATTTGAGAAAGACAACGATTTAAACAGTCATGTGGATTTTGTATTTTCATGTGCAAATTTAAGAGCCCAAAATTACCAgatcaaaaatttagacAGACTGGCCATTAAAGGCATAGCAGGTCGAATCATTCCGGCCATAGCCACCACTACTGCCGTCGTATCAGGCCTATCAATAATTGAGATGATCAAACTTCActtaaaatatgataataCTAAATTTAAGAATTCTTTCTTGAATCTCGCCTTGCCTTATTTTGGTACTTCTGATCCGATAGAAGCAGAAAAGCAGTTTTATTTCTTAGAtgataaaaagtatttctACAATATGTGGAATAGActagaatataaaaacacgaaattgaaaaatattattaaagcATTTGAGATACAATTTAAAGTTAAAGTGAGTATGTTGACAAttgataataaattattgtaTTGGGATGTTGatgataaatatgaaaGTAATATGGAGAAAAAGATTGATGAGTTAGTAGAACAAATAAAAGGGAGGAAATTGGTACAAATAGATTTGGCGACTGATAGTGAGGTAGATAATTATCCAAGAATAATAGTATTACttgataaataa
- a CDS encoding ribosomal protein uL30 has translation MSSSVAPNSFKSLQEYEKKQALIIDAKKSEYEQRVLRNKEYALETTEKLLNKYYDSVKELEKTKSDYKSKNMLYIPKESNFLVVVKIKSSIGAAPRQRSILKLLRLNKTNSAVLVKNNKSMKRMLQLAKDYISYGSISYELLRKLVYKHGVIKVNDKHRKLNNENIEDAFRGELKCIEEIIYNIYFGTEYFKVCANTLIPFRLKSPQGGFKGKKSKGFTEGGNLGNHYDLIGELVERML, from the coding sequence ATGTCAAGCTCTGTTGCTccaaattcttttaaatctttacaAGAATATGAAAAGAAACAAGCCTTAATCATTGACGCTAAGAAATCTGAATATGAACAGAGAGTACtaagaaataaagaatatgcTCTTGAGACCACTGAAAAGCTTctcaataaatattatgataGTGTCAAGGAGTTAGAAAAGACTAAATCTGATTATAAATCTAAGAATATGCTTTATATTCCCAAGGAGTCAAATTTCCTTGTAGTCGTAAAAATCAAGTCTTCTATTGGCGCCGCACCAAGACAAAGAtcaattttgaaattattaagacttaataaaactaattCAGCTGTCTTAGTAAAGAATAACAAGAGTATGAAGAGAATGTTGCAGCTTGCTAAAGACTACATTTCTTATGGAAGTATCTCTTACGAATTATTAAGGAAATTAGTTTATAAACACGGGGTTATCAAAGTAAATGATAAACACagaaaattaaacaatGAAAACATAGAAGATGCTTTCAGAGGAGAATTGAAATGTATTGAggaaattatttataatatttattttggtACTGAATATTTCAAAGTCTGCGCTAACACTCTCATACCTTTTAGGCTTAAATCACCCCAAGGAGGATTTAAAGGAAAGAAGAGTAAAGGATTTACAGAAGGAGGAAATTTAGGAAATCATTATGATCTTATTGGAGAATTAGTAGAGAGAATGCTTTAA
- a CDS encoding serine/threonine-protein kinase has protein sequence MYKHNYSHISNIDHTPDQDSSFYHVNYQILDYNINLLKDVIDKIVCLFFENTHIKRKKFCINIEIDNSYRQLIESFMNLIEYLTNILVSLKSTNKNIYKEFYLLTHHMADYKKMGINKFMISFFKELRSLKGSVDWIEEIKEMSSRYERNIEYVVDIIETNKIKEYGYELYYVDIIKDKKYSYDLTVDDKYEGTPLKKRCITKMSNCKEEINYDNSEFEMSSCGLFSILDTPIENTKEKTNTREKVHKKEKINTKEKINTKEKINTKEKINTKEKTNTKEKINTKAKINMKVDNKENKKIRIKSTIKKLYTKENNIKKLYTKENNIKKPNTKENNILNKKVDYNIEKFNSKELEVKYCKFLDLPQNIVKVAEASFSEVFKFGNLIYKIIPLGNKTMTTVEDFFREARILKILKGEEGVSKLREVLMVTGSYPLSYLKAWDKFGYVENPRPDFYKVDQLFGILVIEDGGICLENYKFRSVNEIEKIILQISSILSLLEQKYNLEHRDLHWGNILIKRGRIQIIDFGICRMKYNREVIYKDLNEYEWIFQGDEEVDEQFGIYKKMKSISRSDWESFYPFTNILWMRYLIKRLFDQIKIKKSRDLKYEYLEILKGSVSISDYYTKIVKRK, from the coding sequence ATGTATAAACACAATTACTCTcatatatcaaatatagaCCACACCCCTGATCAGGATTCTTCATTCTACCACGTTAATTACCAAATACTTGATTACAACATTAATCTTCTCAAAGATGTTATCGATAAAatagtttgtttgttttttgaaaacacacatataaaaagaaaaaaattctgcataaatattgaaattgACAATTCGTACAGACAACTCATAGAGTCATTTATGAATCTAATTGAGTAtcttacaaatatattagtaagtttaaaaagtactaataagaatatttataaagagttttatttattgacTCATCATATGGCAGATTATAAGAAAATGGggattaataaatttatgattagtttttttaaagaattaagAAGTTTAAAAGGATCAGTTGATTGGATAGAAGAGATTAAGGAGATGAGTAGTCGATATGAAAGGAATATTGAGTATGTTGTGGATATTATAGAGACCAATAAGATAAAAGAATATGGATATGAATTATATTATGTagatataataaaagataaaaagtATTCTTATGATTTAACTGTAGATGATAAATATGAAGGAActcctttaaaaaaaaggtgTATTACTAAAATGTCAAATtgtaaagaagaaataaattacGATAATTCTGAATTTGAGATGAGTTCATGTGGacttttttcaattttagaCACACCAATAGAAAACACTAAAGAAAAGACAAACACTAGAGAAAAAGTGCACaagaaagaaaagataaataCTAAAGAAAAGATAAACACTAAAGAAAAGATAAACACTAAAGAAAAGATAAACACTAAAGAAAAGACAAATACTAAAGAAAAGATAAACACTAAAGCAaagataaatatgaaaGTAGATAATAAagagaataaaaaaatacgaATTAAATCAACTATAAAGAAACTTTACacaaaagaaaacaatataaagaaactttacacaaaagaaaacaatataaagaaaCCTAACacaaaagaaaacaatatattaaataagaaaGTAGATTATAATATTGAGAAGTTTAATAGTAAAGAATTAGAAGtgaaatattgtaaatttctAGATCTCCCTCAGAATATCGTGAAAGTAGCAGAGGCTTCTTTCAGTGAAGTCTTTAAATTTGGAAATttgatttacaaaataatcCCCTTGGGGAATAAGACGATGACCACTGTAGAAGATTTCTTTCGCGAAGCGAGAATCTTAAAAATCCTCAAGGGCGAAGAAGGAGTATCAAAATTAAGGGAAGTTCTCATGGTCACGGGATCTTATCCTTTGAGTTATCTTAAAGCCTGGGATAAATTTGGATATGTTGAGAATCCTCGTCCTGATTTTTACAAAGTAGACCAATTATTCGGGATTTTAGTTATAGAAGACGGGGGAATATGTTTAgagaattataaatttagatcTGTCAATGAGATAGAGAAGATTATTCTCCAGATTTCTTCTATTTTGAGTTTACTAGAGcagaaatataatttagagCACAGAGATCTCCACTGgggaaatattttaataaaaagaggCAGGATTCAGATTATAGATTTCGGGATATGTAGAATGAAATATAATAGAGaagtaatttataaagatttaaatgAATATGAGTGGATATTTCAGGGAGATGAGGAAGTAGATGAGCAATTTGGGATTTATAAGAAGATGAAGAGTATTAGTAGAAGTGACTGGGAATCATTTTACCCTTTTACTAATATATTATGGATgagatatttaataaagagaCTTTTTGATCAGATTAAGATTAAGAAGTCTAGAGATTTAAAGTATGAGTATTTAGAGATATTAAAGGGGAGTGTATCTATTAGTGATTACTACACCAAGATagtaaaaagaaaatag
- a CDS encoding casein kinase I: MSTELTNIKLIKKIASGAFGEIYLGHDSNLQVPVAVKIEKRETHAQIKHEYSVYRRLSKTQSRFSMGIKSDLIPKIFSYGKININNILTNCLVMELLGKSLEEIFVENNRRFKLQTVVSLGIRMLESVELVHNKHFVHRDIKPDNFVFDISQSTLYLIDYGLAKEYRDPNTLVHREIRYDKSLTGTARYASIRTHQGIEQSRRDDLESIGYCLIYFLKGRLPWQGLRAETKQDRYDKIKEYKENMKIWELCSDLPHEFYMYIFYVRNLGYDDWPNYEYLRDLFRGINKKNQFRDQINFSNL, encoded by the coding sequence ATGTCCACAGAGTTGACAAATATCAAacttataaagaaaatagcCTCTGGTGCATTTGGGGAAATTTATCTAGGCCATGACTCGAATTTACAAGTACCAGTGGCAGTGAAAATAGAGAAGAGAGAGACTCATGCTCAGATTAAGCATGAGTATTCTGTTTATAGAAGACTCAGTAAGACACAGTCCAGATTCTCAATGGGGATCAAATCTGATTTGATCCCTAAGATATTTTCATATGggaaaattaatattaataatatccTGACTAATTGTCTAGTCATGGAGTTACTAGGGAAGAGTCTAGAGGAGATATTTGTAGAGAATAATAGACGCTTTAAATTACAGACAGTAGTCTCCTTAGGGATCAGAATGTTAGAGAGTGTGGAATTAGTCCACAATAAGCACTTTGTACACAGAGATATAAAACCAGATAATTTCGTATTTGATATAAGTCAGAGtacattatatttaatagaTTATGGATTAGCCAAGGAATACAGAGATCCGAATACTTTAGTACATAGAGAAATAAGATATGATAAATCTTTAACAGGCACAGCGAGATATGCCAGTATAAGGACACATCAAGGAATAGAACAAAGTAGAAGAGATGATTTAGAGAGTATAGGATATTGTCTAATATACTTCCTTAAAGGGAGACTACCCTGGCAAGGACTAAGAGCAGAGACCAAACAAGACagatatgataaaattaaggAATATAAAGAGAATATGAAGATATGGGAATTATGCTCAGATTTACCCCatgaattttatatgtacATATTCTATGTAAGGAATTTAGGATATGATGACTGGCCCaattatgaatatttaAGGGATTTATTCCGAGGGATTAATAAGAAGAATCAATTTAGAGATCAAATAAACTTCagtaatttataa
- a CDS encoding SEC1 family transport protein SLY1: MVKLGICQKERILSFLNTPHPWKILILDSVTQSILSPLLSSKDLRDCGITSYFLISNKRLPVSNTPALYFVSDISNIYKDILDNLYTEYLIYSVSNIKRKDLENLGLILGRKGLGHYITQIYDQYVDFISLQEDLYTFNITNSYINKDNLDIYKNILSIFITIKSKPTIISTDNLTNHYQDILKQISKNNIIQKFINKSLLILINRDYDIINPIKHSWSYSSLISDLLDLKNNKLKIKNKIFNLDLNDEIYKNNMNEYFPIVVENVEEELLKYKKEVACKLNILLDKTNNLIKQNEKINKHIEICTEILRIIKERSLDEFYKVQNNDNININNINTLVNDDFNDLLRLGLVIGDYDLLKSKNIKSKLIDFYKKLKEEKNQNFNNFVGKILKNVLPVKEKSPISDLVQDIWNQRKEEYKNIVVCMIGGATYSELKTLKILEEKIRVPIIYGGTEVLNSKEFMDQVNETL; this comes from the coding sequence atggtCAAGTTGGGAATTTGtcaaaaagaaagaatcttgtcctttttaaatactcCTCATCCTTGGAAGATTCTAATCTTAGACTCTGTCACTCAGTCTATCCTCAGTCCCCTACTATCTTCTAAAGATCTAAGGGACTGTGGTATCACTTCTTACTTCCTCATTTCTAATAAGAGACTTCCTGTCTCTAATACTCCCGCTTTATATTTCGTCTCTGATATATCTAATATCTACAAAGATATCCttgataatttatatactgaatatttaatatattcagtatcaaatataaaaagaaaagatcTAGAGAATCTAGGCCTTATATTAGGGAGAAAAGGATTAGGTCACTATATTACTCAAATATATGATCAATATGTAGACTTTATAAGTCTACAAGAAGATTTGTATACTTTTAATATAACTAATagttatattaataaagataatttagatatttataaaaatatcttatcaatatttataacaataaaatctaaacCAACTATAATATCAACAGATAATTTAACAAATCATTATcaagatattttaaaacagatctctaaaaataatataatacaaaaatttataaataaatctctattaatattaattaatagAGATTATGATATAATTAATCCTATAAAACATTCTTGGTCTTATTCATCTTTAATATCAGatttattagatttaaaaaataataaattaaaaattaaaaataaaatttttaatttagatttaaatgatgaaatatataaaaataatatgaatGAATATTTCCCAATAGTAGTAGAAAATGTAGAAGaagaattattaaaatataaaaaagaagtagcatgtaaattaaatatattattagataaaactaataatttaataaaacaaaatgagaagataaataaacatatagAAATATGTACAGAAATAttaagaataataaaagaaagatCATTAgatgaattttataaagtacaaaataatgataatattaatataaataatattaatacatTAGTTAATGATGATTTTAATGATTTACTTAGATTAGGATTAGTTATTGGGGAttatgatttattaaaatcaaaaaatataaaaagtaaattaattgatttttataaaaaattaaaagaagaaaaaaatcaaaattttaataattttgtaggtaaaatattgaaaaatgtTTTACCTGTAAAAGAGAAATCTCCTATTTCTGATTTAGTACAAGATATTTGGAATCAAAGAAaagaagaatataaaaatatagtagTGTGTATGATAGGAGGGGCGACATATTCAGAATTGAAGACActgaaaatattagaagAGAAAATAAGAGTGCCAATAATTTATGGAGGAACAGAAGTATTAAATAGTAAGGAATTTATGGATCAAGTCAATGAGACCctataa